One region of Nitrospinota bacterium genomic DNA includes:
- the radC gene encoding DNA repair protein RadC, which produces MTDAPDREGHRQRLREKFLRHGLDKFTDEEIVELLLTLATPRRDCKQSAREVLGKFKTLRNVLEAELADLTQVKGVGPANAFGIKFIHQITRKFLRERMMGRPYLNNSEEVLDYLDHAMRGLKHEVFRVIYLSSAHEIVDEEGIAAGTATEVPVTPRQIVERAVKSGAAAIVLAHNHPGGEPLPSDEDRALTRETGFTAAVMGVRLLEHLIIAPGGHFSFAAEGILGDYEAEYNRVTARLFR; this is translated from the coding sequence ATGACGGACGCGCCGGACCGCGAAGGGCATCGCCAACGGCTGCGGGAAAAATTCCTCCGGCACGGCCTCGACAAATTCACCGACGAGGAGATCGTCGAGCTGCTGCTCACGCTCGCCACCCCGCGCCGCGACTGCAAGCAGTCCGCGCGCGAGGTGCTGGGAAAATTCAAAACGCTCCGCAACGTGCTGGAGGCGGAGCTGGCCGACCTGACGCAGGTGAAGGGCGTCGGCCCGGCCAATGCCTTCGGGATAAAATTCATCCACCAGATCACCCGCAAATTCCTGCGCGAGAGAATGATGGGAAGGCCGTACCTCAACAACAGCGAAGAGGTGCTGGATTATCTTGACCACGCCATGCGCGGCCTGAAACACGAGGTGTTCCGCGTGATTTACCTGAGTTCCGCGCATGAGATCGTGGACGAAGAGGGCATAGCCGCGGGCACCGCCACGGAAGTGCCGGTGACGCCGCGGCAGATAGTGGAACGCGCGGTGAAAAGCGGCGCGGCCGCCATCGTGCTGGCGCACAACCACCCGGGCGGCGAGCCGTTGCCGTCGGACGAAGACCGGGCGCTCACGCGCGAGACCGGCTTCACGGCGGCGGTGATGGGGGTGCGGCTGCTGGAGCATCTGATCATCGCGCCGGGCGGGCATTTCTCGTTCGCCGCCGAGGGGATTTTGGGGGATTACGAGGCGGAATATAACCGCGTCACCGCCCGCCTCTTCCGCTGA
- a CDS encoding 4-hydroxybenzoate octaprenyltransferase, whose translation MVKDLGLILKDIRIEHTLFAMPFAVMGAFIAAGGMPAPRLLGLILAAMVFARSAAMAFNRLTDARFDGGNPRTKDRPLASGRARRAAYIVFTAVMSALFAAVCRFINPLAFYLSPVALAVVFFYSFTKRFTPYSHLFLGIALALAPVGAWIAVTAAVGPPPLLLGAAVVFWLLGLDIIYSCQDVEHDRALGLFSIPSRFGVARGLRLAAGAHAAMILFLVALWYAAETLGWIYLAGVACTAALLWYEHRLVRPDDLRNVNVAFFNVNGMISVGLMVFTLVDIYKR comes from the coding sequence GTGGTGAAAGACCTCGGCCTCATCCTGAAAGACATCAGGATCGAGCACACGCTTTTCGCCATGCCGTTCGCGGTGATGGGGGCGTTCATCGCGGCCGGGGGAATGCCGGCCCCGCGCCTGCTGGGGCTTATCCTCGCGGCGATGGTCTTCGCCCGCAGCGCCGCGATGGCCTTCAACCGGCTGACCGACGCCCGGTTCGACGGCGGCAACCCCCGCACCAAAGACCGCCCGCTGGCATCCGGGCGGGCGCGCCGCGCGGCGTACATCGTTTTTACCGCCGTCATGTCGGCGCTCTTCGCCGCCGTCTGCCGGTTCATCAATCCGCTCGCCTTTTACCTTTCGCCGGTGGCGCTGGCGGTGGTTTTCTTCTATTCGTTCACCAAGCGGTTCACCCCCTACTCGCATCTGTTTCTCGGCATCGCGCTGGCGCTCGCCCCGGTGGGCGCGTGGATAGCGGTGACGGCGGCGGTGGGCCCGCCGCCGCTGCTGCTCGGCGCGGCGGTTGTCTTTTGGCTGCTGGGCCTCGACATCATCTATAGCTGCCAGGACGTGGAGCACGACCGGGCGCTGGGCCTCTTTTCCATCCCCTCCCGCTTTGGCGTGGCGCGGGGGCTGCGGCTTGCCGCCGGGGCGCACGCGGCGATGATACTGTTCCTCGTGGCCTTGTGGTACGCGGCGGAAACGCTGGGGTGGATATACCTCGCGGGGGTCGCCTGCACCGCCGCGCTGCTCTGGTATGAGCACCGGCTGGTGCGGCCGGACGACTTGCGGAACGTGAACGTGGCGTTCTTCAACGTGAACGGCATGATATCGGTGGGACTGATGGTTTTCACCCTCGTGGATATTTACAAGCGATGA